A section of the Deinococcus aquaedulcis genome encodes:
- a CDS encoding GGDEF domain-containing protein yields MSRPSPVPPPLLGRIGRVKGWALRLMFGGGSVLALLTLLLPAPGAPNLPVGQLLFLLTAVMGLGVVALTWQRPGVLRSERFDTLFMVLGNVCAFTSSLGEALLFGTSYSEHVALWPMVFAAGFLGRRLLRTQAVLTPPLLALAVYSRSLWVTGSERWWLEALVLAVPVVITGLIIGFFRAAAEDEAEELTQQVGTDPLTGLANRRALHEDFGRLLARLPPGHRVAVIMLDLDHFKLVNDRYGHRIGDDVLRCFAGVLRSHAQPHDLLVRVGGEEFVWVTAEAALDPVMARVEAARAAHAAHPDARAVTVSAGLVCHEASEPLSAGHLDDLLGRADAALYAAKAAGRNCLQLYGGPRPVLEPA; encoded by the coding sequence ATGAGCCGCCCTAGTCCGGTGCCGCCGCCCCTGCTGGGGCGAATCGGGCGGGTGAAGGGCTGGGCGCTGCGGTTGATGTTCGGTGGCGGCAGCGTGCTCGCGCTGCTGACCCTGCTGCTGCCGGCCCCGGGCGCGCCCAACCTGCCTGTTGGCCAGCTGCTGTTTCTGCTGACAGCGGTGATGGGGCTGGGTGTGGTGGCCCTCACGTGGCAGCGGCCCGGCGTGCTGCGCAGCGAGCGGTTTGACACGCTGTTCATGGTGCTGGGCAACGTCTGCGCTTTTACCTCGTCGCTGGGCGAGGCGCTGCTGTTCGGCACCAGTTACAGCGAACACGTGGCCCTGTGGCCGATGGTGTTCGCGGCCGGCTTTCTGGGGCGGCGCCTGCTGCGCACCCAGGCGGTCCTCACGCCGCCGCTGCTGGCCCTGGCGGTGTACAGCCGCAGCCTGTGGGTCACGGGCAGCGAGCGCTGGTGGCTTGAAGCCCTGGTGCTGGCGGTGCCGGTGGTGATCACAGGACTGATCATTGGGTTTTTCCGGGCCGCCGCCGAGGACGAGGCCGAGGAACTGACGCAGCAGGTGGGCACCGACCCCCTGACGGGGCTGGCCAACCGCCGCGCGCTGCACGAGGATTTTGGCCGCTTGCTGGCGCGGCTGCCCCCGGGGCACCGGGTGGCCGTGATCATGCTGGATCTGGACCATTTCAAGCTGGTGAACGACCGGTACGGGCACCGCATCGGTGACGACGTGCTGCGCTGCTTTGCCGGGGTGCTGCGCAGCCACGCCCAGCCCCACGACCTGCTGGTCCGGGTGGGCGGCGAGGAATTCGTGTGGGTGACGGCCGAGGCGGCCCTGGACCCGGTTATGGCGCGGGTGGAAGCGGCGCGCGCCGCCCACGCGGCCCACCCGGATGCGCGGGCCGTGACCGTCAGCGCGGGGCTCGTCTGCCACGAGGCCAGCGAACCGCTGAGTGCCGGGCACCTCGACGACCTGCTGGGCCGGGCCGACGCTGCCCTGTACGCGGCCAAGGCGGCCGGGCGCAACTGCCTGCAGTTGTACGGCGGGCCCCGGCCGGTGCTGGAACCCGCCTGA
- a CDS encoding VOC family protein: MTFITGLDHVLLEAPAGGEPAARAFYGAFLGLTEVPKPPALQVRGGVWFALPDGRQLHLGVAPDFAPRLKGHPALRCVNLAAFTAHCAAHGVPTRPDQEGGVPRVFLHDPFGNRLEVLQG; the protein is encoded by the coding sequence ATGACCTTCATCACCGGACTGGATCACGTGCTGCTGGAAGCGCCTGCGGGTGGCGAGCCGGCGGCGCGTGCGTTTTATGGCGCGTTCCTGGGCCTGACCGAAGTGCCTAAGCCTCCTGCCCTGCAGGTTCGGGGCGGGGTATGGTTTGCCCTGCCGGACGGGCGGCAACTGCACCTTGGCGTGGCACCCGACTTTGCGCCGCGCCTGAAGGGGCACCCGGCGCTGCGCTGCGTAAACCTCGCTGCGTTCACCGCCCACTGTGCGGCCCACGGCGTGCCCACCCGCCCCGACCAGGAAGGGGGCGTGCCCCGCGTGTTCCTGCATGACCCTTTCGGTAACCGTCTAGAAGTGCTGCAGGGCTGA